TCTTGGCCTGTTGTCATCCGATCAATTGAGAGAATGGTACGATAAATCATCCATAATGGCATTTCCAACCTATCATAACGAAGGACTTGGCAGAGTATTAATTGAAGCACAAGCAATGAAAGTTCCTCCGGTCAGCTATATTATAGGAGGTACTCCCGAGGCAATTATACACGGTAAGACAGGCTTTCTTGTTAAAAAAGGCGATATTTCCGATTTTGCAGCGAGGCTAAAGGAATTGCTTAATGATGCAAATAAGCGCAGGCACATGGGCGAGGCCGGGCGGGAATTTGTTGTAAGACAATTCAGCCTGCAAGCATTAGCTATAAGACATGAAAAGTTTTATTTAAAAGCAATTTCAAAAGTAAGCCGAAAATTTTGATTAAATCAATTGATAAATATTTAATGTTTATCTCTTAAAACTCGTCTATGTACTTCTAAATACTGCTAGAAAACTCCACATTAATCTTAAGGATCTAAAATGAAAATATCTATTATTTTAGGCACTCGTCCTGAAGCAATAAAGTTGGCACCGGTAATTCTTGAAATTATGAAAGAGCCCGGCTTAGAATCCCAAATTTGTGTTACAGGCCAACATCGTGAAATGTTAGACCAAGTGCTAACTACTTTTGGTCTAACTCCAGACATAGACTTAAATTTAATGAGGCATAATCAGACCCTGACATCTCTTACTGTAAGTGCAATTGAATCAATAAATAGTTATCTGCTTAATAAAAAGCCAGATCTCGTCTTAGTGCAGGGAGACACAACAACAGCCTTTTGTGCTACATTAACAGCATTCTATAATGGTATTCCAACAGCACATGTGGAGGCTGGCTTGAGGACATGGAACCTTAAGTCACCTTGGCCAGAGGAAGCAAATCGTGTCTTAATCTCACATATTACCCAACTGCACTTTGCACCAACAGCATCAGCAAGGCAAAACCTATTACGAGAAGGAATATCCGACAAAACTATCAACGTAACTGGCAATACCGTTATTGATGCACTGTTTTTCACTTTGGACAAAGTAAGGAAAAATCGTACAGTAATACCAGGACTGCCTAAATTCCTCCAACCTTTAGGAGATAGCAAAACAAACTCCCCTAAAATTATACTTATAACTGGGCACCGACGTGAAAGTTTCGGCCAGGGGTTCCAAAATATATGCTATGCCATTGCTGAGTTGGCAGAACGTTTTTGTGACTTTCATTTTATATACCCGGTTCATTTAAATCCGAATGTTCGCAAACCTGTAATGAGTATACTAGGTAAGGTAACAAAAAATAACAAAAAAATAAGGATGGATCAAACGGTTAAAAAAGAATCATATATAAATAATGTTCATTTGATTGAACCGCTTACTTATTTGGAATTTGTTGCAATGATGGATCACTCAACTCTCATACTGACTGACTCAGGAGGCATACAGGAAGAAGCGCCCAGCCTTGGGAAACCGGTTCTTGTAATGCGTGATACAACTGAAAGACCTGAAGCGGTAGAAGCTGGAACCGTTCGGTTGGTTGGCACAAATGTTGACAATATAATCAAGGAAGTATCTAGTTTACTTCTTGATCCAGAAGCCTACAAGGTAATGTCGAGAGCTCATAACCCATACGGTGATGGATTGGCTTCAAAACGAATCGTTAAGATATGCCAAGAGTTTTTATCTAATTCACCGACCACCACTTCAGCATAGCTGGTAGTAATCTTGCTATAAAAAACTGGACACTCAGTTAAGCCGTTATGGAGCGACACGATATCGCATAATTGAGTGTATCAACAGATGATGATAATATCTGTTGTAAAGATTTGTAAATTATTAATCGGACATCAGCGAGATAATATGAATCAACTTTATAGAATTAGAGAAAAATTTTCCTATCATTACAGAATTGGAGGAATTTGGGGAATATTCTTTCAATTACATCAACATTTTCCAGTGCCAGTACCAAATATAATAAAATGGAAAATGGGGGTAGTGCACGAAATTAGGTTTTGGGAAAAAGTTTTCAATCAAGAGAATGAATATTGGCCAGGATTCAAAAAGCGACTCGATTCAAACAGGCCAATCGAAGGAGCCCTCAAAGAGCTATTGGCTGAAATCGATATAGTTAATCCCTTAATCCTTGATGTTGGTGCTGGACCAATTACATACCTGAGTACAGGCGGCTTCAATAGCTATCCAACCATTCGAGCTTGTGACGCGCTAGCCATACAATATGACAAAATATTATTAGCTCATAAAATTCAACCAAAGATAAGAACTGAACTATGTGAGACTGAGCACCTTACACATAAGTTTAATTGCCATTAGGTAAACCCCCGGCTCTGCCGGGGGACTCCCAGAGTTTGACAATTCCGGGAGTATGAATTTGACAAGCGTTCATCATACAAGATGCTTTTGTCATATCCGAATGCTTTTATCAGGAATCCAGCTTTCAAAAATCGGACAAAATCCGGATTCCCGCAAAACCACTGCGGAAATGGCAGGAGAAGATGCTTGACGATGATGCTTTTGGTATTTCGATTGCGATCAGGCCCCTTTGAGGGGCCAGCAATCGTAAAGCCTCCGGCTTTGCCGGAGGATATTTACTTTGACTTTTTCGATATTGTCTATTCGAGAAACTCACTTGATCATTGTCACGATCCCATTAAGGGCCTTGATCAAATGATTAGTGTGACTAAACCAGGTGGATATGTTGTTATCGAAGGGATACGTAATGAAGCTATCCATGAAAACTGGATAGGTATGCACAATTTTAATTTTGATACAGATGATACTGGAGACTTCATCATATCTAATAAAATAAAAAAATATTCTGTTAAAACGCAATTTAAAAAAAAAGTCTCTCTTAAAACCAAAATTAATAAAAGCTGGCTTGTTGTAATAATTCGAAAATTAGAGGACTAATTTGAAACCAACGAAAAATCTGTCTATAGATAACAGTAAGCCAAATCAAGATGATTTTAGTACTAATCACCTCCTTTCTAACTTAACACATAAAACGGTATCAAGCAGTTTTATCTCTTTGGGAACACAGGGTGCAAAATTCTTATTGAACTTAATGTCTACAATAATACTCGCCAGATTACTTATGCCTGAAGATTTTGGTATAGTTGCCATGGTAATGTCTGTAAGTGGGTTTTTTATGATGTTGAAAGATGCTGGCCTTTCAACGGTTGTTATCCAAAAAGACTTAATAACCCATGAACAAGTATCAAACTTATTCTGGCTTAACATTATATTTTCCACTGGGCTAAGCCTAACTATGGCTACTATTGCTTATCCAGTTTCGTGGTTCTACAAAGAACCACGACTTGTTAATATAACATTAGCACTTAGCATAATTTTTTTTATATTTGGTTCCTCATTTCAACATCAAGCACTTTTGAAACGTCAACTTAAATTCAAAACAATTGCAGCGATTGAAATAGGATCTATGGCCTCTGGATTTATAACAGGTGTATTTATGGCTTTACATGGCTATAAATACTGGTCGCTTATAGGACAAAATATTGCATTAGCTCTTATGACCTGTTTATTGACATGGTACTTCTCTAATTGGCG
This region of Pseudomonadota bacterium genomic DNA includes:
- the wecB gene encoding UDP-N-acetylglucosamine 2-epimerase (non-hydrolyzing), whose product is MKISIILGTRPEAIKLAPVILEIMKEPGLESQICVTGQHREMLDQVLTTFGLTPDIDLNLMRHNQTLTSLTVSAIESINSYLLNKKPDLVLVQGDTTTAFCATLTAFYNGIPTAHVEAGLRTWNLKSPWPEEANRVLISHITQLHFAPTASARQNLLREGISDKTINVTGNTVIDALFFTLDKVRKNRTVIPGLPKFLQPLGDSKTNSPKIILITGHRRESFGQGFQNICYAIAELAERFCDFHFIYPVHLNPNVRKPVMSILGKVTKNNKKIRMDQTVKKESYINNVHLIEPLTYLEFVAMMDHSTLILTDSGGIQEEAPSLGKPVLVMRDTTERPEAVEAGTVRLVGTNVDNIIKEVSSLLLDPEAYKVMSRAHNPYGDGLASKRIVKICQEFLSNSPTTTSA
- a CDS encoding class I SAM-dependent methyltransferase, which codes for MTMMLLVFRLRSGPFEGPAIVKPPALPEDIYFDFFDIVYSRNSLDHCHDPIKGLDQMISVTKPGGYVVIEGIRNEAIHENWIGMHNFNFDTDDTGDFIISNKIKKYSVKTQFKKKVSLKTKINKSWLVVIIRKLED